A DNA window from Pseudodesulfovibrio thermohalotolerans contains the following coding sequences:
- a CDS encoding permease, with protein sequence MSKQSNNISCACGCGAAKAEPEADSPKDKGGIGRILLVQILALAAWYVLYRQLLPFSEWFAFSLLGMDPASHLGAAVQFFVYDTPKVLMLLLLVVYGVGILRSFVTVNWTRAFLAGKRESAGNVLAALLGVVTPFCSCSAVPLFIGFMTAGIPLGVTFSFLIAAPMVNEIALVLLYGLLGWKVAALYFVTGITIAVVAGWVMGRMRLEPYVEDWVREIRAGEAADTPSMTWKDRFAYALDSVRDIVGRVWKFVVLGIAAGALIHGYVPEGQLAGIMGSEAWWSVPLSVLLGIPMYTNAAGIIPVVEALLGKGAALGTTLAFMMSVIALSFPEMVILRKVLKPRLIAAFIAVVGSGILIVGYLFNAVI encoded by the coding sequence ATGTCGAAACAATCGAACAACATTTCCTGCGCCTGCGGATGCGGCGCCGCCAAGGCCGAGCCCGAGGCCGACTCGCCCAAGGACAAAGGCGGAATCGGCCGCATTCTGCTCGTGCAAATCCTGGCCTTGGCCGCCTGGTACGTCCTCTACCGGCAACTGCTCCCCTTTTCCGAGTGGTTCGCCTTCTCCCTGCTCGGGATGGACCCGGCGAGCCACCTGGGCGCGGCCGTGCAGTTCTTCGTCTACGACACGCCCAAGGTGCTGATGCTCCTGCTGCTGGTGGTCTACGGCGTGGGCATCCTGCGCTCGTTCGTCACCGTCAACTGGACCCGCGCTTTCCTTGCCGGAAAACGGGAATCCGCAGGCAACGTCCTGGCCGCGCTGCTCGGCGTGGTCACGCCGTTCTGTTCCTGCTCCGCCGTTCCCCTGTTCATCGGGTTCATGACGGCCGGTATCCCGCTGGGCGTCACCTTCTCCTTCCTCATCGCCGCGCCCATGGTCAACGAGATAGCCCTGGTCCTGCTCTACGGGCTGCTCGGTTGGAAGGTCGCGGCCCTGTACTTCGTCACCGGCATCACCATCGCCGTGGTCGCGGGCTGGGTCATGGGCCGGATGCGCCTCGAACCCTATGTGGAAGACTGGGTCCGGGAGATCCGCGCCGGCGAGGCCGCCGACACCCCGTCCATGACCTGGAAGGACCGCTTCGCCTACGCCCTGGATTCCGTGCGCGACATTGTCGGCCGGGTCTGGAAGTTCGTGGTGCTGGGCATCGCGGCGGGCGCGCTCATCCACGGCTACGTGCCTGAGGGGCAGCTCGCCGGAATCATGGGCAGCGAGGCATGGTGGTCCGTGCCTCTCTCCGTGCTGCTGGGCATTCCCATGTACACCAACGCCGCCGGAATCATCCCGGTGGTCGAAGCCCTGCTCGGCAAGGGTGCGGCCCTCGGCACCACCCTCGCCTTCATGATGTCCGTCATCGCCCTCTCCTTCCCGGAGATGGTCATCCTGCGCAAGGTCCTGAAGCCCCGCCTCATCGCGGCCTTCATCGC
- a CDS encoding ArsR/SmtB family transcription factor, with translation MPKEIMPADCFEARAKVVKAMAHPSRLMMIDELSRGARCVCDLRELVGADMSTVSKHLAVLKKVGIVEDERRGKHIYYRLRVPCVLNFFHCIESVLNADK, from the coding sequence ATGCCCAAGGAAATTATGCCCGCCGACTGCTTCGAGGCGCGGGCCAAAGTGGTCAAGGCCATGGCGCACCCGTCAAGGCTGATGATGATAGACGAGCTGTCGCGCGGAGCGCGCTGCGTCTGCGACCTGCGCGAGCTGGTCGGGGCGGACATGTCCACCGTGTCCAAGCACCTCGCCGTGTTGAAAAAGGTTGGCATCGTGGAAGACGAGCGGCGCGGCAAGCACATCTATTACCGCCTTCGCGTTCCCTGTGTCCTCAATTTCTTCCATTGCATCGAGTCGGTGCTCAACGCCGACAAGTAG
- a CDS encoding NfeD family protein, giving the protein MEYFDSVENVQWLIWLGVGVFFLIAELVVPAFIVVFLGVGALFAGATAFFGASVPTQLVVFGVSSVVLILLFRKVMAKTFSGARAEDERERNIIGAVAEVVEAIRPPQSGRIKFQGSFWSARSSEPVEPGSMVRIVERDENDVNAFVVEKEQ; this is encoded by the coding sequence ATGGAATATTTCGACTCAGTGGAAAACGTGCAGTGGCTCATCTGGTTGGGCGTGGGCGTGTTTTTTCTCATCGCCGAACTGGTGGTGCCCGCCTTTATTGTGGTGTTCCTGGGGGTGGGCGCGCTCTTCGCCGGAGCGACGGCCTTTTTCGGGGCCTCTGTTCCGACCCAGCTCGTGGTTTTCGGCGTCTCCTCCGTGGTCCTGATTCTCCTGTTCCGGAAGGTCATGGCCAAGACTTTTTCGGGCGCCAGGGCCGAGGACGAGCGGGAACGGAACATCATCGGCGCCGTGGCGGAAGTGGTTGAAGCCATTCGTCCGCCCCAATCCGGCAGAATAAAATTCCAGGGCTCCTTCTGGAGCGCCCGGAGCAGTGAACCCGTGGAGCCGGGCTCCATGGTCCGTATCGTCGAACGCGACGAAAATGACGTGAACGCCTTCGTGGTGGAAAAGGAGCAGTAA
- a CDS encoding SPFH domain-containing protein, producing MDPATMTSLVTALVFVLVVIVLIIKTAVVVPQKSQFVVERLGKYAKTIGAGLHILIPFIDRIAYKRSLKEEVMDVPAQTCITRDNVSVTIDGVLYIRVIDSKMSAYGIENYYIAASQLAQTSLRSAIGKIDLDKTFEERESINASVVQAVDEAAQEWGIKVMRYEIKDITPPSTVMAAMEQQMKAEREKRAEIAISEGDRQSRINRSEGMRQEAIQISEGEKQKRINEAQGRAQEIILVADATAEGIRKVAEAVNLPGGAEAMNLKVAQQYIEEFGKLAKTNNTMIIPADLAGAGGMVATATEIISTAMRRGKAAAAPLVPGAPKAE from the coding sequence ATGGACCCCGCAACCATGACATCCCTTGTCACGGCCCTTGTATTCGTCCTTGTGGTAATAGTCCTGATTATCAAGACGGCTGTGGTCGTGCCGCAAAAAAGCCAGTTCGTCGTCGAGCGGCTTGGCAAATACGCCAAGACCATCGGCGCGGGGCTGCACATTCTCATTCCGTTCATCGACCGCATCGCCTACAAGCGATCCCTCAAGGAAGAGGTCATGGACGTTCCGGCCCAGACCTGCATCACCCGCGACAACGTGTCGGTGACCATCGACGGCGTGCTGTACATCCGCGTCATCGACTCCAAGATGTCCGCCTACGGCATCGAAAATTACTACATCGCCGCGTCCCAACTCGCCCAGACCTCCTTGCGTTCCGCCATCGGCAAGATCGATCTGGACAAGACCTTCGAGGAGCGCGAGTCCATCAACGCCTCCGTGGTCCAGGCCGTGGATGAGGCGGCCCAGGAGTGGGGCATCAAGGTCATGCGCTACGAGATCAAGGATATCACCCCTCCGAGCACGGTCATGGCCGCAATGGAGCAGCAGATGAAGGCCGAGCGTGAGAAGCGCGCCGAGATCGCCATCTCCGAAGGCGACCGCCAGTCCCGCATCAACCGATCCGAAGGTATGCGCCAGGAGGCGATTCAGATATCCGAGGGCGAAAAGCAGAAGCGCATCAACGAAGCCCAGGGCCGGGCCCAGGAAATCATCCTCGTGGCCGACGCCACTGCCGAAGGCATCCGCAAGGTCGCCGAGGCCGTCAACCTGCCCGGCGGCGCGGAGGCCATGAACCTCAAGGTCGCGCAACAGTACATCGAGGAGTTCGGCAAGCTCGCCAAGACCAACAACACCATGATTATCCCCGCCGATCTCGCGGGCGCGGGCGGCATGGTCGCCACTGCCACGGAAATCATCAGCACCGCCATGCGCCGGGGCAAGGCTGCGGCCGCGCCCCTGGTTCCGGGCGCGCCCAAGGCCGAATAG
- a CDS encoding phosphopentomutase, whose translation MPRAFILVLDSLGIGAAPDADRYGDAGADTLGHIAEACARGDADRQGVRRGPLSLPCMTSLGLGLAAELVTGKVPPGLNPTVLRGRFAAAREVSLGKDTPSGHWELAGAPVTFEWGVFPPEYPSFPKELTDSIIQRGGLPGILGNCAASGTEILAKLGGEHMESGKPICYTSADSVFQIAAHEETFGLDRLLELCELVRALLDGYNIGRVIARPFVGVPGRFTRTANRRDYSLEPPGETLLDRLKDAGREVVSVGKIADIFAHRGITRAVKGPDSGALFDLVEAEAAHAPDGSLTFANFVEFDSEWGHRRDTAGYAAALERIDARLAGFLPRLRAGDLAVVTADHGCDPTWKGTDHTRECVPALLFGPAVLPGSAGLRTSFADVGQTVARHLGIAPLDAGQAMELG comes from the coding sequence ATGCCCCGCGCGTTCATCCTGGTCCTGGACTCCCTGGGCATAGGCGCGGCCCCGGACGCTGACCGCTACGGCGACGCCGGGGCCGACACCCTCGGCCACATCGCCGAAGCCTGCGCGCGTGGCGATGCGGACCGGCAAGGCGTGCGCAGGGGCCCGCTCTCCCTGCCCTGCATGACCTCCCTCGGACTGGGTCTGGCCGCCGAGCTGGTCACAGGAAAGGTGCCGCCCGGCCTGAATCCGACCGTGCTTCGCGGCCGGTTCGCGGCGGCCCGCGAGGTCAGCCTCGGCAAGGACACCCCGAGCGGACACTGGGAGCTGGCCGGGGCACCCGTGACCTTTGAATGGGGGGTGTTTCCGCCGGAATACCCGAGCTTTCCCAAGGAGCTGACCGACTCCATCATCCAACGGGGAGGCCTGCCCGGCATCCTCGGCAACTGCGCGGCCTCGGGCACGGAAATCCTCGCAAAGCTGGGGGGCGAACACATGGAAAGCGGCAAGCCCATCTGCTACACCTCGGCCGACTCAGTCTTCCAGATCGCGGCCCATGAGGAAACCTTCGGCCTGGACCGGCTCCTCGAATTGTGCGAGCTCGTCCGCGCCCTGCTCGACGGCTACAACATAGGCCGGGTCATCGCCCGCCCCTTCGTCGGCGTTCCCGGCCGGTTCACCCGCACGGCCAACCGGCGCGACTACTCGCTGGAGCCGCCGGGCGAGACCCTGCTGGACCGCCTCAAGGACGCCGGACGCGAAGTCGTCTCCGTTGGCAAGATCGCCGACATTTTCGCCCACCGGGGCATCACACGGGCGGTCAAGGGACCGGATTCCGGCGCGCTGTTCGACCTGGTCGAGGCCGAGGCCGCCCACGCGCCCGACGGTTCCCTGACCTTCGCCAATTTCGTGGAATTCGACTCCGAATGGGGACACCGCCGCGACACCGCCGGATACGCCGCCGCGCTGGAACGAATCGATGCCCGCCTTGCCGGATTTCTGCCCAGGCTCAGGGCCGGGGATTTGGCAGTCGTCACTGCCGACCACGGCTGCGACCCCACCTGGAAAGGCACCGACCATACCCGCGAGTGCGTGCCCGCGCTGCTGTTCGGCCCGGCCGTCCTGCCCGGCTCGGCGGGCCTGCGAACTTCCTTCGCCGACGTGGGCCAGACCGTGGCCCGCCACCTCGGCATCGCCCCGCTGGATGCGGGCCAGGCCATGGAGCTTGGCTGA
- the deoA gene encoding thymidine phosphorylase, with amino-acid sequence MMFIPQETIRKKRDGLELNRAETRAMVRGITDGSVSEGQVAAFAMAVYFRGMTLGERVDLTEAMRDSGRVLDWPSLGIGRGVADKHSTGGVGDKVSLVLGPLAAACGLFVPMISGRGLGHTGGTLDKFDAIPGYDTAPGLERFAKVVREAGCAIIGQTVDLAPADRRLYAVRDVTATVESIDLITASILSKKLAAGLGGLVMDVKFGSGAFMREYDDARELARSIVTVAEGAGVPTTALLTDMNEVLGHSVGNAVEVREAVEFLTSASREPRLAEVVLACTGEMLVMEGAARDMAEAARKMEDALASGTAAERFGRMVAGLGGPKDFVERADAYLDVAPVEMPVLAEREGFVAAMDCRAVGMALVAMGGGRTRADQSIDHGAGMTRFIRIGGRVEPDTPLCVVHARDGETARMAADRIRAAISIGERRPPDRPVVRERITAETAKEAS; translated from the coding sequence ATGATGTTCATACCGCAGGAAACGATTCGCAAAAAACGCGACGGGCTGGAGCTGAACAGGGCCGAAACCCGGGCCATGGTGCGCGGCATCACGGACGGCTCGGTCAGCGAAGGCCAGGTGGCCGCGTTCGCCATGGCCGTCTATTTCCGGGGCATGACCCTCGGCGAGCGCGTCGACCTGACCGAGGCCATGCGCGACTCGGGCCGGGTGCTCGACTGGCCGTCCCTCGGCATCGGGCGCGGCGTGGCGGACAAGCACTCCACGGGCGGCGTTGGCGACAAGGTCAGCCTCGTCCTCGGGCCGCTGGCCGCGGCGTGCGGACTGTTCGTGCCCATGATCTCCGGGCGCGGCCTGGGGCATACGGGCGGCACGCTGGACAAGTTCGACGCCATCCCCGGCTACGACACCGCGCCGGGCCTGGAACGGTTCGCCAAGGTGGTCAGGGAGGCGGGATGCGCCATCATCGGCCAGACCGTGGACCTGGCCCCGGCCGACCGGCGGCTCTATGCGGTGCGCGACGTGACCGCCACCGTGGAATCCATCGATCTCATCACCGCCTCCATCCTGTCCAAGAAACTGGCCGCCGGACTGGGCGGGCTGGTCATGGATGTGAAATTCGGCTCCGGCGCGTTCATGCGGGAATACGACGACGCGCGCGAGCTGGCCCGGTCCATCGTCACCGTGGCCGAAGGCGCGGGCGTACCGACCACCGCCCTGCTCACGGACATGAACGAGGTGCTGGGGCACAGCGTGGGCAACGCAGTGGAAGTCCGCGAGGCCGTGGAGTTCCTGACCAGCGCGTCGAGGGAGCCGCGGCTGGCCGAAGTCGTTCTGGCCTGCACCGGCGAAATGCTGGTCATGGAGGGTGCGGCCCGCGACATGGCCGAGGCGGCGCGCAAAATGGAAGACGCCCTGGCTTCCGGCACTGCGGCCGAACGGTTCGGGCGCATGGTCGCCGGACTGGGCGGGCCAAAGGATTTCGTGGAACGGGCGGACGCATATCTCGACGTCGCGCCCGTGGAAATGCCCGTGTTGGCCGAAAGGGAGGGTTTTGTCGCCGCCATGGACTGCCGCGCCGTGGGCATGGCCCTGGTGGCCATGGGCGGCGGCCGGACCAGGGCCGACCAGTCCATAGACCACGGCGCGGGCATGACCCGTTTCATCCGGATCGGCGGCCGGGTCGAACCCGACACCCCCCTGTGCGTGGTCCACGCCCGCGACGGGGAGACCGCGCGCATGGCCGCCGACCGCATCCGGGCGGCGATATCCATCGGGGAGCGGCGTCCGCCGGACAGGCCGGTGGTCCGCGAACGGATCACCGCCGAAACCGCGAAGGAAGCGTCCTGA
- the deoC gene encoding deoxyribose-phosphate aldolase — MNDDLKILVAEAEKARADETCALRILASMDLTSLGEDDTDEKIRALCARAVTPKGHVAAVCVYDKFVPLALRELAGTGVRVATVCNFPHGLPDAVKAVAEARAQVAAGVQEVDVVLPYKRYKAGHRDQAIALLHQVREVCGETVLLKVILETSQLQSPKIIGEASRDAIEAGADFIKTSTGKVPGGATLEAAAVMLSAIREMEPKVKRPLGFKPSGGLKTADQAAGHLFLADRILGQGWATPQTLRFGASSLLDDVKKHLGL, encoded by the coding sequence ATGAACGACGATTTGAAAATACTGGTGGCCGAGGCCGAAAAGGCCCGGGCCGACGAAACGTGCGCCCTGCGCATTCTGGCTTCCATGGACCTTACCTCCCTTGGGGAGGACGACACCGACGAGAAGATTCGCGCCCTGTGCGCGCGGGCGGTCACGCCAAAGGGGCATGTGGCAGCGGTCTGCGTGTACGACAAGTTCGTGCCGCTGGCCCTGCGCGAACTGGCCGGAACCGGGGTGCGCGTGGCCACGGTCTGCAACTTCCCCCACGGCCTGCCCGATGCGGTGAAAGCCGTGGCCGAGGCCAGGGCCCAGGTGGCCGCCGGAGTGCAGGAAGTGGACGTGGTCCTGCCCTACAAACGATACAAGGCGGGCCACCGCGACCAGGCCATAGCCCTGCTCCACCAGGTCCGCGAGGTCTGCGGCGAGACGGTCCTGCTCAAGGTCATTCTGGAGACGAGCCAGCTCCAGTCGCCCAAAATCATCGGCGAGGCCAGCCGGGACGCCATCGAGGCGGGAGCGGATTTCATCAAGACGTCCACGGGCAAGGTGCCGGGCGGGGCGACCCTGGAGGCGGCGGCGGTCATGCTGTCGGCCATCCGCGAGATGGAACCGAAGGTCAAGCGGCCCCTCGGCTTCAAGCCGTCCGGCGGCCTCAAGACTGCGGACCAGGCGGCGGGCCACCTCTTTCTCGCCGACCGCATCCTGGGCCAAGGATGGGCCACCCCGCAAACCCTCCGCTTCGGCGCGAGCAGCCTTCTCGACGATGTGAAAAAACACCTCGGCCTCTAA
- a CDS encoding cytidine deaminase — protein MTRTDELIRLAIEARDNAYAPYSGHPVGAALVTDQGRTFSGCNVENAAYPLGCCAEQSAISAMVLAGGGVIRELVVVGPSDEPCTPCGGCRQRIREFAGPDTIVRACNERGPLLTMTMDELLPESFGPHNLNPRKR, from the coding sequence ATGACCCGAACCGATGAACTCATACGGCTGGCGATTGAGGCCCGCGACAACGCCTATGCGCCCTACTCCGGCCATCCGGTGGGCGCCGCCCTGGTCACGGACCAGGGACGGACGTTCTCCGGCTGCAACGTGGAAAACGCGGCCTACCCGCTGGGCTGCTGCGCCGAGCAGTCGGCCATCTCGGCCATGGTGCTGGCCGGGGGCGGCGTGATCCGCGAACTGGTGGTGGTCGGCCCCTCGGACGAACCCTGCACCCCATGCGGCGGTTGCCGACAGCGCATCCGGGAGTTCGCCGGGCCGGACACGATCGTCCGCGCCTGCAACGAACGCGGTCCGCTGCTGACCATGACCATGGACGAACTGCTACCCGAATCCTTCGGGCCGCACAACCTCAACCCGCGAAAACGATGA